From one Eucalyptus grandis isolate ANBG69807.140 chromosome 9, ASM1654582v1, whole genome shotgun sequence genomic stretch:
- the LOC104419704 gene encoding thioredoxin domain-containing protein PLP3B, translating to MDPDAVKSTLSNLAFGNVMAAAARDYQKEVLAQQKAQTSTSTHQEVDLDELMDDPELEKLHADRIAALKKEAEKRQALKRQGHGEYREITEGDFLGEVTGSEKVICHFYHREFYRCKIMDKHLKTLASKHLDTKFTKLDAENAPFFVTKLGIKTLPCVILFRKGIAEDRLVGFQDLGGKDDFSTRALEALLIKKGIVSEKKDNEDNEDSEYLENRHRSVRSSVDPDSDSD from the exons ATGGACCCTGATGCGGTTAAATCCACCCTCTCCAATTTGGCATTTGGGAATGTAATGGCTGCCGCCGCTCGCGATTATCAAAAG GAGGTACTGGCCCAGCAGAAAGCTCAAACTTCCACTTCTACCCACCAGGAGGTTGATCTTGATGAGTTGATGGAT GATCCTGAACTGGAAAAATTGCATGCTGATCGGATTGCAGCCCTCAAG AAAGAAGCTGAGAAGCGCCAAGCATTGAAGCGGCAGGGACATGGTGAATACAGGGAGATAACCGAGGGTGATTTCTTGGGCGAAGTCACCGGGAGTGAAAAAGTGATCTGTCACTTTTATCACCGAGAGTTTTACCGTTGCAA AATAATGGATAAGCATTTGAAGACACTTGCTTCAAAGCATTTGGATACGAAGTTCACCAAGCTTGATGCAGAG AATGCGCCCTTTTTTGTGACCAAACTAGGAATCAAAACATTGCCTTGCGTCATACTTTTCAG GAAAGGGATCGCAGAAGATAGACTAGTGGGATTTCAAGATCTTGGAGGGAAAGATGATTTTTCTACAAGGGCACTGGAGGCTCTTCTTATAAAGAaag GCATAGTTAGTGAGAAGAAGGACAATGAAGACAATGAAGATAGCGAATATCTGGAAAATAGGCACAGAAGTGTGAGATCTTCTGTGGATCCAGATTCCGATTCTGACTAA
- the LOC104419706 gene encoding AAA-ATPase At3g50940, giving the protein MESTSSSESKIATAKAVFAAAASFTATVMLARSITQDLLPDDLQYYLSSAVRSFLTRFSSQLTLVIEEYDGLVSNQIYDAAQIYLSAKISPTTRRLRVAKPAGEDNLNISMEPCEEVVDVFGGAKLKWVVASRPVETGFGASRGRGRGRRRTMDLVPTESEARFFMLSFHNKHKDMVLSTYLPHVVEEAKGKRQEKKTLKLFTPCYDRMYHSSLSDVWTPINLDHPATFETLAMEAATKQFIMDDLNRFVKRREYYRKVGKAWKRGYLLYGPPGTGKSSLIAAMANYLKFDIYDLELTEVTQNSALRKLLVATANRSILVVEDIDCTIEFHDRMAEARAASSDCSEPENQVTLSGFLNFIDGLWSSCGDERIIIFTTNHKEKLDPALLRPGRMDVHVHMSYCTPCGFKLLASNYLGVKDHALFGEIDNLICTTEVTPAEVAEQMIKSEKPEDALKDMIQFLKMKIKENEELKSKKVEQELLAEKEGGKEAQEGYKI; this is encoded by the exons ATGGAGTCAACTTCGTCGTCCGAGTCCAAAATCGCCACGGCCAAGGCAGTGTTCGCGGCCGCCGCATCCTTCACGGCCACGGTGATGCTTGCCCGCTCCATCACCCAGGATCTGCTTCCCGACGACCTCCAGTACTACCTCTCCTCCGCCGTCCGCAGCTTCCTCACCCGCTTCTCCTCCCAGCTCACCCTCGTCATCGAGGAATACGATGGCCTCGTCAGCAACCAAATCTACGACGCAGCGCAGATCTACCTGTCCGCCAAGATCTCCCCCACCACTCGCCGTCTGCGGGTTGCCAAGCCCGCAGGCGAGGACAACCTCAACATTTCAATGGAGCCCTGCGAGGAGGTCGTGGACGTGTTCGGCGGTGCCAAGCTCAAGTGGGTCGTGGCCTCGAGGCCAGTCGAGACGGGTTTCGGAGCCAGccgagggagggggagggggaggaggaggacgatGGACCTGGTCCCCACGGAGTCCGAGGCCCGCTTCTTCATGCTCAGCTTCCACAACAAGCACAAGGACATGGTGTTGAGCACGTACCTGCCTCACGTGGTGGAGGAAGCCAAGGGGAAGAGGCAGGAGAAGAAGACGCTGAAGCTGTTCACGCCGTGCTATGATCGCATGTATCACAGCAGCCTCTCCGATGTGTGGACCCCGATTAACCTCGACCACCCAGCAACGTTCGAGACGCTCGCGATGGAGGCAGCGACCAAGCAGTTCATCATGGATGACTTGAACAGGTTCGTCAAGAGGAGAGAGTATTATAGGAAAGTGGGCAAGGCGTGGAAGAGGGGGTACTTGCTGTACGGTCCGCCGGGAACAGGGAAGTCGAGCCTGATCGCGGCCATGGCGAATTACTTGAAGTTCGACATCTACGACCTCGAGCTGACCGAGGTGACCCAGAACTCAGCATTGAGGAAGCTGCTGGTGGCGACGGCGAACCGGTCGATCCTGGTGGTGGAGGACATCGACTGCACCATCGAGTTCCACGACCGCATGGCTGAGGCCCGGGCGGCGAGCTCCGACTGTAGCGAACCCGAGAACCAG GTCACCTTATCAGGCTTCCTCAATTTCATCGATGGGCTCTGGTCTAGCTGCGGTGATGAGCGAATCATAATCTTCACCACAAACCATAAAGAAAAGCTTGATCCGGCACTTCTCCGACCAGGTCGTATGGATGTTCATGTCCACATGTCTTATTGCACCCCATGTGGGTTTAAGCTTCTGGCTTCAAATTACCTTGGGGTCAAGGATCATGCGCTCTTTGGAGAGATCGACAATTTGATTTGCACTACCGAAGTCACTCCTGCCGAAGTCGCGGAGCAGATGATAAAGAGTGAGAAGCCCGAAGATGCATTGAAGGATATGATTCAGTTCCTCAAGATGAAGATTAAGGAAAACGAGGAGCTCAAATCCAAGAAGGTGGAGCAAGAATTGTTAGCAGAGAAGGAGGGGGGAAAGGAGGCGCAAGAGGGGTACAAAATATGA